A window from Hemibagrus wyckioides isolate EC202008001 linkage group LG17, SWU_Hwy_1.0, whole genome shotgun sequence encodes these proteins:
- the si:dkey-182i3.11 gene encoding toll-like receptor 7: MLTQFSAIMTIIAVADACVTSCECVDNTTITCLNKNLLELPLPLQGTKHLFVSNNRIRALPSKGLEELHILDLTSNNLSEWLTGATRLGNMGNLTHLHLRGNGLSTFKTGLFQELKNLTYLDLTENNVKIIPQKFLQGLWKLQTLSLSLNHIHTLSCGTFEEASELRELHLNSNNIEVLDTCVFENCVNLNRLFLSHNRLKSVNQGTFRSAIGLVHLDLSSNMLTTVPTDALKDTTNLISLYLQKNAIRYVPENAFSGLSVLQKLHLYSNRIDFLAVSSFSGLGELAELDLSLNQLQSLSSQQFQALRKLENLNLYHNALTFLPNDLFNHLKKLKELQLDRNNIQVIPPDLFRPLSKLRFLQLDINRISDLNLSSFAPMRKLKQLDLSNNQLSKISMGILHKEPLPLRHAQHQSSQGDPKLSDLNLSNNKIWAIDKHVFENYTNLKKLSLSNNHLKNLEEGTFKGVQVLTHLDLSENRLTSVPILALKDTSNLTSLYLQKNAITFIPENAFSGLSALRKLDLSNNAILNLNEKSLMFLFNLVELDLSFNQLQTFTSALQDLGKLKILKLHQNALVSLPNGVFTNLTELTELRLDSNYLSDILPDLFYPPTELGDFDTDSHHISGFNSSSCTALTNNVLTKILPKNSNDLFNITPPTNDHVKSPASLTDAKLEELLVSNNTETMDINCTTAIRHYLSNNHLKSAENGTFKHSLRLTNLDLSKNKLTSIPSGALKYTTNLTSLYLQKNAITFVPENAFSGLSELRKLDLSKNQLVILHENSLAGLFQLSELDLSFNQLQDLSSNVFQDLGNLDVLNLYHNDLPSLPNGLLNNLTKLRELVLERNNISVITPDLFHPLTELRELQLDNNHILELNFSLFRTLTKLQQIYLNNNVIMRIPKHFLHKAQHLKILQLMNNHIHFVSRFAFKGLNRLRSLRLSNNSISLLHAEMLTGLHDLRELGLNMNQIERIPTGFFAGLQNLRMLDLANNVLSSLSSDDFKDLTTLRELHLSFNKLDKLPHDIFRTLGRLQKLFLQNNLLSHLPPTVFSTLTFLQELDLDNNKLQHLANVQFQGLKNLKQLHLRSNQLQSLDEGTLADMTALKSIYLRANPWDCSCASTYVSTWIRKNSQLVKDKATCSRHRSLPVSDKHCVSAAHFPVCKPHTQIITILTVVTVCAYIL, encoded by the coding sequence ATGCTTACACAATTCAGTGCTATCATGACCATCATTGCTGTGGCTGACGCTTGTGTAACAtcttgtgagtgtgtagacAACACCACAATCACTTGTTTAAACAAGAATCTGTTGGAATTGCCTCTACCTTTGCAAGGTACCAAGCATCTCTTCGTAAGCAACAACAGGATCCGGGCTCTTCCTAGTAAAGGTTTAGAAGAGTTACACATATTAGATCTTACCAGCAACAACCTTAGTGAATGGCTCACTGGTGCTACCAGACTCGGGAATATGGGAAACCTTACTCATCTGCATCTAAGAGGAAATGGACTTAGTACTTTCAAGACTGGACTGTTTCAAGAACTGAAGAATCTGACCTACTTGGACCTCACTGAAAACAATGTCAAAATTATCCCACAGAAGTTCCTCCAAGGTCTGTGGAAACTTCAAACTCTTAGTTTGAGCTTAAaccacatacatactctctccTGTGGCACTTTTGAAGAAGCATCTGAACTTAGGGAGCTCCACCTGAACAGTAATAACATAGAGGTGCTAGatacgtgtgtgtttgagaactGTGTCAATCTAAACAGGCTCTTCCTGTCTCACAACCGTTTGAAAAGTGTAAATCAAGGGACCTTCCGAAGTGCCATTGGCCTGGTTCACCTTGATCTCAGTAGCAACATGCttaccactgttcccactgaTGCCCTTAAGGACACCACTAATCTCATCAGCCTCTACTTGCAGAAAAACGCCATCAGGTATGTTCCTGAAAATGCTTTCTCTGGGCTATCAGTGTTACAAAAACTGCATCTGTACAGTAACCGCATTGATTTTTTAGCTGTGAGCTCTTTCAGTGGTCTTGGTGAACTTGCTGAACTAGATTTGAGTCTCAACCAGTTGCAGTCTCTCTCCTCACAGCAGTTTCAGGCTCTAAGAAAACTAGAAAACCTTAATCTATATCACAATGCATTGACATTTCTTCCAAATGACCTGTTTAATCAtttgaaaaaattaaaagaactACAGCTTGACAGAAATAATATTCAGGTGATCCCACCAGATCTATTTCGGCCACTTTCAAAGCTCAGGTTTTTACAGCTTGACATTAATCGTATCTCAGACCTCAACCTATCCTCTTTTGCACCAATGAGAAAGCTTAAACAACTGGATCTAAGCAACAATCAACTGTCAAAAATTTCAATGGGCATTTTACACAAGGAACCATTGCCACTTCGTCATGCCCAGCACCAATCCTCACAAGGGGACCCGAAACTTAGCGACCTTAACCTGAGCAATAATAAAATCTGGGCGATAGATAAGCACGTATTTGAAAACTACACTAATCTGAAGAAACTCTCTTTGTCCAACAACCATTTGAAAAACTTAGAGGAAGGGACATTCAAGGGTGTACAGGTCCTGACTCATCTTGATCTCAGTGAAAACAGGCTTACATCTGTGCCCATCCTTGCACTTAAGGATACCTCTAATCTCACAAGTCTTTACCTGCAGAAAAATGCAATCACATTCATCCCTGAAAATGCTTTCTCAGGACTGTCTGCACTGAGGAAACTAGACTTGAGCAATAATgccattttaaatttaaatgagAAGTCCCTGATGTTTCTGTTCAATCTTGTGGAGTTAGATTTGAGCTTCAACCAACTGCAAACCTTTACAAGTGCACTTCAAGACTTGGGGAAACTGAAGATCCTTAAATTGCACCAAAATGCTCTGGTTTCACTTCCTAATGGTGTGTTCACCAATTTGACGGAATTAACTGAACTACGGCTAGATAGCAATTATCTTTCTGACATCTTACCGGATCTATTTTATCCACCAACCGAACTCGGAGATTTCGACACGGATAGTCATCATATCTCTGGGTTTAACTCATCCTCATGCACAGCACTGACAAACAACGTCCTGACAAAGATTTTACCCAAAAACTCCAATGATCTTTTTAACATTACACCACCAACCAATGATCATGTGAAATCCCCAGCCTCACTAACAGATGCCAAACTTGAGGAGCTTTTGGTCAGTAATAATACAGAGACGATGGATATAAACTGCACCACTGCAATCAGGCACTATTTGTCCAACAACCACTTGAAAAGTGCAGAGAATGGAACATTTAAGCATTCACTGAGATTGACTAATCTTGATCTTAGCAAAAACAAGCTCACTTCTATCCCCAGTGGTGCCCTTAAGTATACTACCAATCTCACTAGCCTCTACCTGCAGAAAAATGCAATCACCTTTGTCCCTGAAAATGCTTTCTCTGGACTATCTGAATTAAGGAAATTGGATTTaagcaaaaatcaacttgttaTTTTGCATGAGAACTCCCTGGCGGGGCTTTTCCAGCTTTCTGAACTAGATTTGAGCTTCAACCAGTTGCAGGATCTCTCCTCAAATGTGTTCCAAGACTTGGGCAACCTGGACGTTCTTAACTTGTACCACAATGATCTGCCATCACTTCCCAATGGCTTATTAAACAATCTGACCAAATTAAGAGAATTGGTGCTTGAACGAAATAATATCTCTGTCATCACACCAGATCTATTCCACCCATTGACCGAACTCCGAGAATTACAGCTGGACAACAATCACATCTTGGAGCTCAACTTCTCTTTATTTAGAACACTGACAAAGCTGCAGCAAATCTATCTAAACAACAACGTTATTATGAGAATTCCCAAGCATTTTCTACACAAAGCACAACATCTGAAGATTCTACAACTGATGAACAATCACATTCACTTCGTTTCACGGTTTGCTTTCAAAGGCCTTAACAGACTCCGTTCTCTGAGACTCAGTAACAACAGCATTTCTCTTCTCCATGCTGAGATGCTGACTGGTCTTCACGACTTACGGGAGCTCGGGCTAAATATGAACCAGATAGAGAGGATCCCAACTGGGTTTTTCGCGGGGCTTCAAAACCTGAGAATGCTCGACTTGGCTAACAATGTTTTGAGTTCCCTGTCCAGTGATGATTTCAAGGACTTGACAACATTAAGAGAGTTACACCTGAGTTTCAACAAACTCGATAAACTACCACATGACATTTTCAGGACACTCGGCAGGCTGCAGAAACTCTTCTTGCAAAACAACCTCCTGTCCCACTTACCCCCAACAGTATTCTCTACTTTGACCTTTTTGCAAGAGCTTGATTTGGATAACAACAAGCTCCAGCATCTTGCCAATGTACAATTTCAAGGCCTGAAGAACTTGAAACAGCTTCATCTCCGATCGAACCAATTACAGTCACTGGATGAAGGGACCCTGGCGGATATGACAGCACTGAAATCCATATATCTCAGAGCAAATCCATGGGACTGCTCTTGTGCGTCTACCTATGTCAGTACATGGATCCGTAAGAATAGTCAGTTAGTAAAGGATAAAGCTACCTGCTCTAGACATCgttctcttcctgtctcagaTAAACATTGTGTCAGTGCTGCACATTTCCCTGTAtgtaaaccacacacacagataataacCATTCTAACAGTTGTCACTGTGTGTGCTTACATTCTGTGA
- the LOC131367589 gene encoding zinc finger protein 883-like, whose protein sequence is MSQYELFQSQTMSIMTLLADTARAEIYRVYHDNTDTEKALKLAQLNAVMEFLAKEAVRKICLLFRLCSVEKECNAVDLASAPERSGNAQSLPEPKESSLQPEYVQTIISGAAAYLLSGEKPPALPPTATPQQDVIKEDECPATQELESATAVSSSVKVDENGETSLIMKDAGSSAVEANNAVITPAVQATVQPAELKKNTYYKCDVCERTFTMKRYLMRHKQVHSKTAHHTCNVCGKKYRFLRALNKHLLSHGKKKRETHPCKTCGKSFVNLDKHELIHLNVKPYLCGVCGKGFTLESVLLVHQRLHTGEKPYQCETCGKRFTQSSTLHIHKRVHSEVKPWKCSLCDKSFKRQSSLKKHSIVHTGEKPHTCETCGQKFGHRENLKRHVLNHSGIKQYPCTVCGKRYSQMSSLKEHMPVHGTAKPFMCDTCGKTFVYNYALKNHMWTHTDTSNAHGAEKNPQCCEVCGKCYSSSYALKMHQRLHSEDNPFNCKVCDKTFSSMSGLYAHEQRHTGVNVFRCELCKKTFVNKAYLKVHEFLHTKEKVHKCLLCGKGFSLPNALKLHMLIHTGDKPHKCEICGMAFRLLGNLRRHNRVHTGEKPFSCEVCGKSFSQPNNVKAHMQMHTGVKPYACQKCGKKYAYVRNFNDHKCVPV, encoded by the exons ATGTCGCAGTATGAATTATTTCAAAGCCAAACCATGTCGATAATGACGCTGTTAGCCGACACAGCTCGTGCTGAGATCTACAGGGTTTATCATgataacacagatacagagaaagCGCTCAAGCTG GCACAGCTTAATGCTGTCATGGAGTTTCTGGCGAAGGAGGCGGTACGAAAAATCTGCCTTCTGTTCAGGTTATGCAGTGTAGAGAAAGAGTGCAATGCGGTGGATTTGGCTAGTGCGCCTGAAAGATCAGGAAATGCACAGAGTCTGCCCGAGCCGAAGGAATCATCTCTACAACCCGAATATGTTCAAACTATAATATCCG GAGCAGCTGCATATCTCTTGAGTGGGGAAAAGCCACCAGCTTTACCACCAACTGCAACTCCACAGCAAGATGTCATCAAAGAAGACGAG TGTCCTGCCACTCAGGAGCTTGAATCAGCTACAGCTGTTAGCTCTTCTGTGAAGGTGGACGAAAATGGAGAAACCAGTTTGATAATGAAAG ATGCGGGCTCTTCTGCTGTTGaagctaataatgcagtaattaCTCCAGCTGTACAAGCCACTGTGCAACCAGCCGAGCTGAAGAAGAACACGTACTataaatgtgatgtgtgtgaaaggacTTTTACAATGAAGCGTTACCTAATGCGGCACAAGCAAGTACACTCCAAAACAGCTCATCACACCTGTAATGTGTGTGGGAAAAAATACAGGTTTTTAAGAGCACTGAACAAGCACCTCTTGTCTCATGgcaaaaagaagagagagacacatccATGCAAAACATGCGGGAAAAGCTTCGTAAATCTGGACAAGCACGAACTCATCCATTTAAATGTGAAGCCGTAtctgtgtggcgtgtgtggaaAAGGCTTCACTCTAGAATCGGTTTTACTGGTACACCAGAGACTCCATACGGGAGAAAagccgtatcagtgtgagacgtgtgggAAACGCTTCACTCAATCCAGCACCCTTCACATTCACAAGAGGGTTCACTCAGAAGTGAAGCCCTGGAAGTGCAGCCTGTGTGACAAGAGTTTCAAGAGGCAGTCCAGCTTGAAAAAGCACAGTATAGTTCACACTGGAGAGAAGCCACACACGTGTGAAACATGTGGCCAGAAGTTTGGTCATAGGGAAAATCTGAAAAGGCATGTCCTTAATCACTCAGGCATAAAGCAGTACCCGTGCACAGTCTGTGGTAAGCGCTACAGTCAGATGAGCTCGCTAAAGGAACACATGCCAGTGCATGGAACAGCCAAACCCTTCATGTGTGACACATGTGGAAAGACCTTTGTGTACAATTATGCCCTGAAAAATCACATGTGGACACACACGGATACTAGTAACGCACATGGGGCTGAAAAGAACCCTCAGTGCTGTGAAGTCTGTGGGAAATGCTACAGCTCCTCTTATGCTTTGAAAATGCATCAGAGGCTTCACTCTGAAGACAATCCGTTTAACTGTAAGGTGTGTGACAAGACTTTCAGCAGTATGTCTGGCCTGTATGCACATGAACAGCGTCATACAGGGGTGAATGTTTTCAGGTGTGAGCTATGCAAAAAGACTTTTGTTAACAAAGCGTATCTGAAAGTGCATGAGTTTTTGCACACCAAAGAAAAAGTCCATAAATGCTTGCTTTGTGGAAAAGGATTCAGTCTACCCAATGCACTTAAGCTGCACATGCTTATACACACCGGTGACAAACCCCATAAGTGTGAAATATGTGGCATGGCTTTTCGCTTATTGGGAAATTTACGGAGGCATAACCGAGTTCACACTGGAGAGAAGCCATTTAGTTGTGAAGTTTGTGGGAAAAGCTTTAGCCAGCCGAACAACGTGAAGGCTCACATGCAGATGCACACTGGTGTCAAACCATACGCTTGTCAGAAATGTGGGAAGAAGTATGCTTATGTTAGGAATTTCAACGATCATAAATGTGTGCCTGTGTAA